The Eurosta solidaginis isolate ZX-2024a chromosome 4, ASM4086904v1, whole genome shotgun sequence genome includes a window with the following:
- the DAAM gene encoding disheveled-associated activator of morphogenesis 1 isoform X4, with protein MPAFRGKRGWCGCFQDDEPPEICVVEGAFTLQTLTPTQPMPPVDELDAKFAELVEELDLTAPNKEAMLNLPPQKKWQIYCSRKQPIDTTDGSSAAITQPPTADYYIDQLKALIRYVSVSYDDSNISEYCMRNEGHILFLDALKTALRTSTHSFVLRFVDLDGLPCLLNLLKWMHPDVVNSDLHTRIIGCIKALMNNSTGRANVLAHPTSIDTIARSLAADNVKTKIAALEILGAVCLVPGGHRKVLQAMLNFQEYATERVRFQTIVNDLDRRLDSYNDNINLQTAIMSFINAVLNYGPGQESLEFRLHLRYEFLMLGLQQVIEKLRKHENETLDRHLDFFEMMRAEDEKELARKFNREHVDTQSANDMFDLLRRKLSHSPAFTHLLSLLEHMLLLPYTGPHTQHWLMFDRVVQQIVLQTEGRPRSDIDPDAPNKEKLPSSSVRDPDVAPLQINVAEIVQLLVKEEELKQARTRADELERENFEVQSRLAKKEQELDQRQQEKEDLETSLARMRERLEKESANHLHAVQRAQMAEMRGEDLQHRLLTEQQERSRLERLVTEGSIPDDQKVAGLTGCNGATSPAPPPAPSMKMVPPPPPPMLSTIPPPPPPCPGGAPPPQAMCSTMAPPPPKAELPKKNVPQPSNPLKSFNWSKLPDAKVQGTVWSELDESKWYNNMELEAIDKLFSAYQKNGVTNDGSVEDLRVMGKQRTKILSVIDGRRAQNCTILLSKLKMTDEEISKAILSMDSNEQLALDMVEQLLKFTPSAEERALLDEHSEDIESLARADRFLYEISKIPHYEQRLKSLHYKKRFMITVNDLVPRIRSVMEASREVARSRRLRKILELVLALGNYMNRGARGNASGFRLSSLNRLVDTKSSAAKGTTLLHYLVQVIDKKFKDLLKLEDDIPHVREASKVSLAEMDKDIQMLRTGLADVAREIEFHRSAGPAQPGDHFLPVMREFHAQASVRFAELEDKFQDMKTRFDRAVRLFGEDGSVLQPDEFFGIFDTFLTAFAEARQDNENLRKRQEEDEKRAKQEAELKKRTIERKNKEGLMSSVARNLGLTSSANGGRDSPARGDNNKGEFDDLISALRTGDVFGEDMAKFKRSRKTRASNGSMSPPRHGLHREESRERTVRRQ; from the exons GATGACGAACCACCCGAAATTTGTGTGGTCGAAGGCGCCTTTACTCTACAAACACTCACACCCACACAACCAATGCCACCCGTGGATGAATTGGATGCTAAGTTTGCTGAGCTCGTCGAAGAGCTCGATCTTACAGCGCCCAATAAGGAAGCCATGCTCAATTTACCACCACAAAAGAAATGGCAAATATATTGTTCGCGCAAGCAGCCCATAGATACGACGGATGGAAGTTCGGCCGCGATCACACAACCACCTACCGCCGATTATTATATTGATCAGCTAAAGGCCTTAATACGTTATGTCAGCGTGTCATATGACGATAGCAACATATCTGAATATTGTATGCGCAATGAAGGTCACATACTCTTCTTGGATGCGCTGAAAACGGCTTTACGAACATCGACGCATAGTTTTGTATTGCGCTTTGTAGATCTCGATGGGTTGCCATGTTTACTCAATCTGCTCAAATGGATGCATCCTGATGTGGTTAATAGCGATCTACACACAAGGATTATCGGTTGCATTAAAGCGTTGATGAATAATTCG ACGGGACGCGCCAATGTGCTTGCGCATCCTACATCTATCGACACGATCGCACGTTCACTAGCGGCAGATAATGTGAAAACAAAGATTGCAGCGTTGGAGATATTAGGCGCTGTCTGCCTGGTGCCCGGTGGTCATCGTAAGGTACTGCAAGCTATGCTTAACTTTCAGGAATACGCAACGGAGCGCGTGAGGTTTCAG ACTATCGTCAATGATCTGGATCGCCGACTAGACTCCTATAATGATAATATCAATCTACAAACCGCCATTATGTCCTTCATCAATGCAGTACTCAACTACGGACCGGGACAGGAGAGCCTCGAGTTTCGTCTACATCTGCGCTATGAGTTTCTTATGCTCGGTCTACAGCAAGTTATCGAAAAACTGCGTAAACATGAAAACGAAACGCTTGACAGGCATTTG GACTTTTTTGAAATGATGCGCGCTGAGGACGAAAAAGAGCTGGCACGCAAGTTCAATCGCGAGCATGTAGATACACAGAGCGCCAATGATATGTTTGATTTGCTGCGACGTAAATTGAGTCACTCGCCTGCCTTCACGCATTTGCTGTCACTTTTGGAGCATATGCTCTTGTTGCCAT ATACGGGACCACACACACAGCATTGGCTCATGTTTGATCGCGTTGTACAACAGATTGTTCTCCAAACCGAAGGACGCCCTCGTAGCGATATCGATCCCGATGCTCCAAATAAAGAAAAGTTGCCATCTTCAAGCGTGCGTGATCCCGACGTAGCGCCACTACAAATTAACGTTGCCGAAATAGTGCAATTGCTGGTGAAAGAAGAAGAATTGAAGCAAGCGCGCACACGCGCCGATGAGCTGGAACGTGAGAATTTCGAAGTACAGTCGCGTCTTGCTAAAAAGGAACAGGAGTTAGATCAGCGTCAGCAAGAAAAAGAAGATTTGGAAACAAGTTTGGCGCGCATGCGTGAACGTTTGGAAAAGGAGTCCGCAAATCATTTGCACGCCGTACAACGTGCGCAAATGGCTGAAATGAGGGGTGAGGATTTGCAACATCGCTTGCTAACCGAACAACAAGAGCGTTCGCGTCTCGAACGTCTAGTCACCGAGGGTAGCATACCAGATGACCAGAAGGTAGCTGGTTTAACTGGTTGTAATGGTGCTACATCACCTGCACCACCACCAGCGCCATCTATGAAGATGGTGCCACCACCACCGCCGCCAATGTTATCAACAATACCGCCGCCACCACCACCGTGTCCCGGTGGTGCTCCGCCGCCACAAGCCATGTGCTCAACAATGG CGCCACCACCACCAAAAGCCGAGTTGCCAAAAAAGAATGTGCCACAACCTTCAAATCCTCTAAAGAGCTTCAATTGGTCCAAATTGCCCGATGCCAAGGTGCAAGGTACCGTCTGGAGTGAATTGGATGAGTCTAAATGGTATAATAATATGGAGCTCGAAGCGATAGATAAACTTTTCTCAGCTTATCAAAAGAACGGTGTAACG AACGACGGCTCTGTTGAGGATCTACGCGTAATGGGCAAGCAGCGCACAAAAATACTCTCAGTCATCGATGGACGACGTGCACAAAATTGTACTATACTTTTAAGTAAATTAAAGATGACGGACGAAGAGATCTCCAA AGCCATTTTATCCATGGACAGCAACGAGCAGTTGGCTCTTGACATGGTCGAACAGCTACTTAAGTTTACACCTTCAGCAGAGGAACGTGCTCTCCTAGATGAGCATAGCGAAGATATTGAGTCTTTAGCACGCGCGGAtcgctttttatatgaaattTCAAA AATCCCGCATTATGAACAACGTCTAAAGAGTCTACACTACAAGAAACGTTTCATGATCACTGTAAACGATCTGGTACCGCGCATACGCAGTGTGATGGAGGCATCACGTGAGGTCGCGCGTTCAAGGCGACTACGTAAAATACTTGAATTGGTGCTGGCCTTGG GCAATTACATGAACCGTGGTGCGCGCGGCAATGCCTCAGGTTTCCGTTTATCCTCACTGAATCGACTTGTTGACACTAAATCCAGCGCTGCCAAAGGTACTACACTCCTCCACTATCTGGTACAAGTTATCGACAAGAAATTCAAAGATTTGCTCAAACTCGAAGATGACATACCACATGTGCGCGAGGCATCCAAAGTATCACTAGCCGAAATGGACAAAGATATACAAATGCTGCGCACTGGACTCGCTGATGTAGCGCGTGAAATTGAATTCCATCGCTCAGCTGGTCCAGCGCAACCGGGTGATCACTTCCTACCCGTTATGCGCGAATTCCATGCGCAGGCGTCAGTACGTTTCGCCGAGTTGGAAGATAAATTCCAGGATATGAAAACACGTTTTGATCGCGCGGTGCGTCTATTCGGCGAAGATGGTTCTGTGCTACAACCTGATGAGTTCTTTGGTATATTTGATACCTTCCTAACAGCATTTGCAGAAGCGCGTCAGGATAATGAAAATTTGCGTAAACGTCAAGAAGAAGATGAAAAGCGTGCCAAACAGGAGGCGGAACTAAAGAAACGTACCATCGAACGCAAGAATAAGGAGGGTTTAATGTCATCGGTGGCGCGCAATTTGGGACTCACGTCATCAGCGAATGGTGGTCGTGATTCGCCGGCTAGAGGTGATAATAATAAGGGCGAGTTTGATGATTTAATATCGGCATTGCGTACCGGAGATGTTTTTGGCGAGGATATGGCAAAGTTTAAGCGTTCACGTAAAACGCGCGCTAGCAATGGCAGCATGTCACCACCGCGTCACGGCTTACATCGTGAAGAGAGTCGCGAGCGTACGGTGCGACGACAGTGA